Genomic DNA from Streptomyces venezuelae:
CCGACAGCGGTGTCCGGCCCGGTGGCGAGCCCACGGCGATCCGGCCGGGCGCCGGGTCCGTCGGTCCGGAGTCCACCACCGCCGCCACCGCGTCCTGCGTCGACACCGCGCGCCGCGAACAGCTCGGCCCCTACGTCTCGTCGCCCGCGCTCCTCTTCATCACCAGCTCCGACGGCACCCGGAGCGCCCCGGCCTTCAGCCTCTCGCGGGCCAACACCATCCGTCTCGCCGGGCTCGCCGCGGCCGTCCTGGCCGTCACGGTGGCCGTCACGGCGCTGGCCGCGACCCGGCTGACCCGGCCGCTGCGCGCGCTCACCGCCGCGACACGGCGCATGAAGTCGGGGGAGTCGAGCGAACCGGTCCCGGCGAGAGCCACGCGGTCCGCGGGCGAGATCAGCCAACTCGCCGAGGCCTTCAACGACATGGCGGCCCACCGCACGGCCCTGGAGGAACAGCGGAAGGCCATGGTCAGCGACGTGGCCCACGAGCTGCGTACGCCGCTGTCCAACATCCGCGGCTGGCTGGAGGCGGCGGAGGACGGGGTCGTCGACACCGACCCCGAACTGGTCACCTCGCTCCTCGAAGAGGCGTTGCTGCTCCAGCACATCGTCGACGACCTCCAGGATCTGGCGGCCGCCGACGCCGGAACGCTCCGGCTGCACCGCGAGCCGGTGCGGGCCGCCGAGATCGCCGACCAGGTGGCGGCGGCGCACCAGGCGCGCGCGGACGGGGCGGGGGTACGGCTCCGGGCCACGGCGTTCGGCGACCCGTGGGTGACCGCCGATCCGCTGCGGCTGCGGCAGGCGATCGGCAACCTCGTCTCCAACGCCGTCCGTCACACCCCGGAGGGCGGCAGCGTCCGCATCAGCTGCCGTACGACGCCGGAGGCGGTGCTGATCGAGGTCGCCGACACGGGTACGGGAATCGCGGCCGCCGACCTTCCGCACGTCTTCGACCGCTTCTGGCGGGCGGACAAGTCGCGGACGCGGGCGACGGGTGGCAGCGGGCTGGGGCTGTCGATCGTGCGGAAACTGGTGGAGGCGCACGACGGAGCGGTGTCGGCGCAGAGCGTCCCGGGGAAGGGCTCGCTGTTCACGGTGCGGCTGCCGGTGGGGTGAGGGCGGGCACGCGGGAGTGGTGGGGCGTGGTGGGGAGCACGTGGTGACCGCGTGCAGGGCAGGGCGAAAGCCCCGGTCGGTCACCTCCGCCGACCGGGGCTCTCTCTGCCCCCGGACCCAGCCGCGGCGGCGACACTCCCCCGAGCAACGCGCTGTGCGCGAGTACCGGCGGGCCAGGTCCGATGAAGAGATCACATCAGGCCACGCCAACAGATCGCTAACATGTGGCCAACGGTCCTGCGGTACGGCGCGACCGGGCGCGACACGGCGCGACATGGCACGGGGAGAAGGCGTTGAGCGAGCGGTGCGGACTGCGGTTCGGTCTGCTCGGGGCTCCCGCCGTGTACGACGCGGAGGGCGTGCCGCATCCCGTGCGCAGTGCGAAGGGGCGCGCGTTGCTGGCCGCGCTCCTCCTCGAACCCGACCGCGTCGTGTCCCTCGGCGCTCTGAAGGACGCCCTGTGGGGCGACTTCCCGCCCGTCTCGGCGCAGGCGTCCCTCCAGAACCATGTGACGCGGCTGCGGCGGCTCCTGGACGACCCGGGGCGGCTGCACGCGGTTCCGCCGGGGTACCGGCTGCGGGTCGGCGAGGACGAGTTGGACGTACGGGTCTTCGAGCGCCTCGTGGCACGGGCGCGGGCGGCGCACGCGGAGCGGGACTGGGCGCGGGTGGCGGAGTGCGCCACGGACGCGCTCGCGCTGTGGCGCGGCACGCCGTTGAGCGGGCTCCCCGACTCGCTGGACGGCCACCCGCTCGTACCGCGCCTGGAAGAGGCGCGGCTCCTCGCGCTGCAGTGGCGGTACGACGCCGAACTCGAACTCGGCACGGGGCTGACGGCGCTGGCACCCGAACTCGCGGCGCTGGTCGCGGAGCACCCCCTCCGTGAGGTCTTCCACCGCCAGCTGATGCTGGTGCTCCACCGCACGGGCCGCCAGGCGGAGGCTCTCGCCGTCCACCGCGAACTCCGCCGCCGCCTGATCGAGGAACTCGGCACGGAGCCGGGGGAGGCGGTACGGGAGGCGCACCGGGAGGTGTTGCGGGGGCGGGCGGCTGTGCCTGGGCCTGCGGCTGGAGCTTCTGCGGTGCGGGTGCCTGCGGCTGGGGCTTCTGCGGTGCGGGTGCCTGCGGCTCGGGTGCCTGCGGTGCGGGTGCCTGTAACTGTCGAGGCGGCGGCGGGGGTTGCGGAGCCTGATGCGACGGAGCCGGAAGCGTCTGCTGCTGCCGTGTCGGACGAGTCCACCGTGTCGGACGAGTCCACCGTGTCGGACGAGGCCACGGTGTCGGTCGAGTCCACCGGCCCCGCCGAAACCACCGGCCCCGCCGAGATCACCGGCCCGGCACAATTGCCCCCTGCTCCCGCCCACTTCACCGGCCGGGAGGAGGCCGTGCGGGAGCTGAGGCGCGCCCTGCGCGGCGGGGCACGCGTCGCTGTCGTGTCCGGGATGGCCGGGGTCGGGAAGAGTGCTCTCGCCGTGCACGTCGCGCACGCGTTGCGCGCGGAGTTCCCGGACGGGCAGCTCTACGTCAACCTGCGCGGCGCCACCCCCGGCATGACCCCGCTCACCCCCTCCCAGGCCCTCGCCACGCTCCTGCGCGACCTCGGTGCCGAACCCCGGCGTGCCCGGGACGGCGCCGAAGACCCCGCCGCCGCGAGCGCGTTGCTGCGGTCGCTGCTCGCGCCCACCCGCACCCTCATGGTCCTCGACGACGCCGCCACGGCCGCACAGGTGCGGCCCCTGCTGCCCGCGGGCGACGGGTGCGCGGTCGTGGTCACGAGCCGCTCCCCGCTGACCGCCCTCGACGGCGCGGAACGCTTCCCGTTGGAGCCGCTCTCCGACGGGGACAGCGCCGCGCTCCTGCGCGCCGTCTCCGGTCGTGCCGGGCTCGATGCCGGGCACCCCCTCGTCGAGCTCGCGGGCCGTCTCCCCCTCGCCCTGCGCATCGTCGCCGCCCGCCTCGCCGCCCGGCGTGCCCTCACCCCGGACGCCCTCGCCGAACTCCTCAAGGTCAGCGGTGGCCGCCTGCACCACCTCGAGTACGACGACCTGAGCGTGCGCCGCTCGCTCGCCGTCGCCCTCGACGCCCTGCGGACCTCCGAGCGTGAGACCGACCGCGACGCGGCCCGCGCCCTCGCCCGGATCGGCGCGCTCGACCTCCCCACGTACGGAGTGCCGCTCCTGGCCCGCCTGCTGGGCACCGACGAACTGCGCGCGGGCGCGGCCCTCGACCGCCTCGTCGACGTCGCCCTCCTCGACGAGACGTCCTACGGCCGCTACACCCCGCACGACCTCGTACGCGACTTCGCGAGGGAGACGGCGGCGGGCGCGGCCACGGAGACGGGCACGGCGACGGACACGGAGACGGGCAAGGCAATGGAGACGGGGGCGGGCAGGGGAACCGGCCCCGTAGGGATGGGTACGGGGGCGGGCCTCGTCGAGGAAGCCTTCCGGTGGTACGCGGAGTGCGCCCGCCGCACCCTCCTCGCCATCCTCCCGGACGGCCTCGACCGCACGGACCGCCTCCGCGGCGTGGACGCCGCGCTGACGCGCCCCGGCCTGCCCGCCCCCGACGAGGGCCCGCCCCTCACCGCCGAGTCCGCCTTCGCCTGGGGCGACACCGAACTCGCCAACGTCCTCGCCCTCACCGAACGGCACTCCGACTCCGCGGGCCTGCTCCCGGTCCTGGTCCGCTGTCTCTTCCCGTACCTCCAGCGCCGCGGCCGACTCACCGAACTCGCCGCACTCGGCACGCTCGCCCTGGACGCCGCCCGCCGCCAGGGCGACACCGCCGCCGAGGCGCAGGCCCTCACTGACGCCGCGGGCGTGCACTTCATGTCCGGCCGCAGCAGCGAGGCGCTGGCCCTGAACGACCAGGCCCTCACCCTCTGGCGCACACTCGGCTACGTGTCCTGCGTACGCCGCGGCCTCAACAACCGCGGCCTCCTCCTCGAAGGCCTCGGCCGGCACGCCGAGTCCGCCGAGTCCCTCCACCGGAGCCTGGACCTCGCCAGGGAACTCGCCGACCCGCTCAGCGAGGCGATCACCCTCAGCCATCTCGGCAACCTGTACGAGCACACGGACGCCCGCGCCGCCATCGCCCACCACGAACGCAGCCTCGCCATCGGCGACACCCTCGGGCACGCCGTCGTACGCCAGTCCGCCCACTGCAACATCGGCTACGCCCACCTCACCCTCGGCGAACCCGCCGCCGCCCTCGGCCACTTCGAGGAGAGCCTGCGACTGCACGGCGAGTACGAGGACTGGCACGGCGCCTCCCAGGCCCGCCTCGGTCTGGTCCGCGCCCTGCGCGGACTGTCCCGCACCGCGGACGCGACCCACGAGTGCGCCGCGCTGCTCGACCGCGCCGAACACCGCGGCGACACCCACATGACGGGCCTGGCCGGGCACCAGCGCGGGCTCCTCCTCCGGGCGGAGGGGCGCGAGGAGGAGGCGTACGAACAGTGGCGGACGGCGCTGGCGGCGCTGGACGGCACGGACAGCAGGGTGGCGGACGAACTCAGGACCCTGCTCGCGCAGTAGCGCTGCCTGGCAACTGGCAACTGGCAACCGGCCACCTGTTACTTCGCGTCCGCGTAGCACTCCACTTACTTCGCGTCCGCGTAGCACTCCACGATCGCCGTGGTGAACGGGAAGCGGACCGGTGTCTCCCCGAACGCGATCCGGCCCGCGAGATCCCCCGCCTCGCGCACGGCCAGCGCGACCGTCTCCGCCTCCTCGGCGGGGCAGTGCACGATGACCTCGTCGTGCTGGAAGAACACGAGCTCGGCCCGCAGCCCGCCCTCCGCGATCGTCCTTCGCAGGGCGGCCAGCATCAGGAGCGCCCAGTCCGCCGCGCTGCCCTGCACGACGAAGTTGCGCGTGAAACGGCCCCGCGCACGGGCGTTGGTGGAGGCGTACCCGGGAACGAACTCCCCGTCGCCGGAGCCGAATCCGCCCAAGTCACCCGGGTTGCCCGGACCGCTCGGTGCTTCCTCCTGCGGGATGCCCGCCTCGTCGTCCTCGCCCGCCCCCGCCGCCGGGGGACTCGTCCGGCCCAGCCAGGTCCGTACGAGCCTGCCCTCCTCGCCCGCCCTCGCCGCGTCGTCGACGTACGCCACGGCCAGCGGGAAACGGCGGCGCAGCGCGGCGAGATTCTTCAGGCCGTCGCCCGACGTCTGCCCGTACACCGCGCCCAGCAGCGCGATCTTCGCGTGGTCGCGGTCGCCGGAGAACGCGCGGTCCGAGAGGCGGGTGTACAGGTCCTCCTCGCTGCCCGCCACCTCCATCAGGCCCCGGTCCCGTGAGATCGCGGCGAGGACCCTCGGCTCCATCTGGTCGGCGTCGGCCACGACGAGCCGCCAGCCCGGGTCGGCGACGACGGCCCTGCGGATGACCTTCGGGATCTGCAGCGCGCCGCCGCCGTTCGTCGTCCAGCGGCCGCTGACGGAGCCGCCCGGGGTGTACTCGGGGCGGAAGCGTCCGTCGTGCACCCAGTCCTGGAGCCAGCTCCAGCCGTGGGCCGTCCAGATGCGGTACAGCTTCTTGTACTCGATCAGGGGCTTCACCGCCGGGTGGTCGAGCCCCTCCAGCTCCCAGCGCCGCGTCGACTTCACCCTGATGCCGGCCTGCGCGAAGGCCTTCACCACGTCGGCCGCCAGATCGGGGCGGACGCGGCGGCCGAACGCGGCGGACACGTCGTCGGCGAGCTCGGCGAGGCGGCGGGGTTCGCCCCGGCCCGCGTACCGCTCGCCGAGCAGTTCGTTCAGGAGCTGCCTGTGCACGTCGGCACGCCAGGGCAGCCCCGCCGCGTTCATCTCGGCGGCCACGAGCATGCCCGCGGACTCCGAGGCCGTGAGCAGCCGCATCCGGCCGGGGTGGGCGGTGGCGTCGTGTCTTCGCTGCTGCTCGGCGTGGACCTCGACGAGGTCGTCGACCGTGACGGGGACACCGCCGGGGCGCGGCTCGAAGAGGGAGTCCTGTGTGCCGGGCTCGGCGGCGCGGGGCGGGGGGTCCGGCGGCACGGGGGTGTTGCGGAGCCGGGCGAGCGCGGCGGCGGCGGAACGGGGCTCGCCGAGGCGGCCTTCGTGGCCGAGGAGGAGGAGTTCGGCGGCCTCGATGTCGTAGCAGCGGGGGACGCGGACGCCGGCGGCGAGGAGGCGGGGATAGATCTCGGCGGTGGACCGCCAGACCCATCGGTCGACGTCCGGGCGCGAGCGGACGGCTTCGGCGAGGTCGGGCTCCCGGACGGCGGGGCCCGCGGGCAGGGCGTCGCTGCCGAGGGGGACGAGGTCGGCGCCCCGTCCTTCCCCCACGGCGACGACCCACCGCTGACCACCCATGCACGGAGTCTCGCACCCACCACTGACATCGGGCGGGGACCGGGGGACACCCCTACTCCCACTGGACGGTGCGGGGCGAACGAGTGGGCGGGTGGGGAGCAAGCACCCGACGCGAAGCGGCGGGCCTGTGACCCCGCCCCGTCCGGAGGACCCCCGCTCGCGCGGCCGCAGACCCACTGCGAAGCTCAACGCATGCGAGTCGCGCTGGCACAGACCGACTGCGCCCTGGGAGACATCGGCCGGAACCTGGACACCGCACGGGACCACATCGCCCAGGCCGCGACCCAGGGCGCGGACCTCGTCGTCTTCCCGGAGCTGAGCCTGCACGGCTACCACCTGGGCGGCCTGAAGAAGGACACGTCGGTCACGACGGACGACCCGCGCCTGCTCGCCCTCTCCGCCCCCGGCGGCCCCGACGTCCTGGTCGGCCTCCACGAGCACACCAGCCTGCGCGCGTACAACACCGCGGCGTACTACACGGGCGGCCGCCTCCTCCACGTGCACCGGAAGCTGTACCTCCCCAATTACCTGGCCTGGGAGGAACGCAAGCACGTGAGCCCCGGCCAGCACCTGCGCGCGTACGATCTGCCCGGCGGGCACGGCCGCGCCGCCACCCTCGTCTGCAACGACGCCTGGCAGCCCGTGCTGCCGTGGCTCGCCGTGCAGGACGGGGCCGAGGTCATCGTCGTACCGACGAACAGCGCGGCGAGCCTGGACCCGGAGGCGATGGACACCGGTCTGTACTGGGACACACTGCTCTCGTACACCGCCCGCATGCTCCAGTGCTGGGTCGTCTTCGTGAACCGCGTCGGCAACGAGAACGGCGCCTCCTTCTGGGGCGGCTCCCGCGTCGTCGACCCGCGCGGCACGGTCGTCGCGCAGGCCCCGAAGTGGGAGCCGGGGCTGGTGACGGTCGACATCGACGTACACGAGGCGCGCAGACAGCGCCGCGCCGTACCGCTCGTCGCGGAGGCGCGGCTCGGCCTGGTGGACCGTGAGGTGCGGCGGCTGATCGACGAGGGCGGCGACAGCTGATCCATCCACAGCCTGTGGATGGAGCGGGTGGGGTCGCTCCGCCCGCGCCGCCTACCCTGATCCCATGGATTCGGTGATCGACAGAGCGTTCGCGGCGGCGCTGTACGGCGACGGCGACGACGGTCTCGACACCGGCGCGTCCCTCCTCGCCGCCGCCCCCGAAACGGACGCCGACCTGCGCAGACGCGGGGAGGAGTACCTGCATAGGGCCTGGCGGCACGGCTGGCAGCCCGCCGATGTGCTGCGTCTCGTCCGACGCGACCTGGACGACCCGCACGTACGCCTCGCCGCGGACCTCATCCGCGCCCAGACCGCCCGCTACGCCCATCTGCCGCCCCGCTGGCCCGCCCAGCTCGCCGACCTCGACGCGAACACCGGGCCCGGAGGCGATCACAGGGACCGGTTCACCCGCGCCACCGTCCACCTCCAGCTGTACCGCCTCCTCCTGCGCCTCCCCCCGATCGAACCGGCGGGCCCCCTGCCCGGCGACACCGTCCCGGGACCGGTCCACGGCGAGCCCCGCACGCTCACCCGTATCCGCGCCCTCCTCGCCAAGGCCGAGGCGACCGGCTACCCGGAGGAGGCCGAGGCGCTCACCGCCAAGGCGCAGGAGCTGATGGCACGGCACTCGCTCGACGACGCGCTGCTCGCGGCCCGCACCCGCGCGAAGGACGTCCCGACGGCGTGCCGGATCGGCGTGGACGCCCCGTACGAGACGGCGAAGGCGATCCTGCTCGACGCCGTCGCCGCCGCGAACCACTGCCGCGCGGTGTGGAACGAGGCGTACGGCTTCTCGACCGTCGTCGGTTTCGACGCCGACCTGGAGTCGGTCGAGCTTCTCCACACCTCCCTGCTCGTGCAGGGCACCGCCGCGATGACCAGGGCGGAGGCCGGGCAGCGCGCCGCGGGACGCAAGCGCACGAAGACGTTCCGGCAGGCCTTCCTGATGGCGTACGCGCACCGCATCGGCGGCCGGCTCGCGGAGGCGGGCGAGCACGCGGTGCGGGAGGCGGCGACCGAAGCGGCGGAGGCGTCCCGGGACGCGGCGGCGCTGCTCCCCGTCCTCGCCGCCCGCGACGTCGCCGTCACGGACCACGCGGAGCGGATGTTCCCCGAGACGACCACGACGCGCGTACGAGGAGTGACGGACGCCGAGGGCTGGCACCACGGCACGGCCGCCGCCGACCGCGCCCACGTCACCCCGCGCGACCGCGGCCCCGCACTGCCCTGACCCGGCGCCCACGCCTCTACTTCAAGAAGTCCGAGCAGACGTACGGGCCCGACTCCGCGCCCTCCGCGGCCCGCACCGTCACCCGCACGTCGTCCGGCCGGGTCCGCCCGCGCTTGTCCAGGACCGCCTGCGCGCGGGCCAGGCTGCACACGAGCTGGCCGGTGAGGTTGCGGTCGTCCAGTGCGGTGGGGTCGAGGAGGATGTCGGGGACGCTCACCGTGAGGTGGTCGCCCTTGCCCGTGACGTCGAACCGGCCGCCCTCCACCAGCGTGGTCAGCCCGGCCTGCTGCTCCGCCTTCGAGGGGCCGGACATCAACAGCTTGATGACGTCTGCCGGTACGCGGACCGCGCGCGTACGGGTGACCCCTTCCAGCCGGCCCGTCTCGGAGACGAAGTAGATCCGCAGGCCCTTGGTGAGCCCGCCCGCCGCCTCGCCCGCGTCCACCACACCGGTGGGCCGCACCCCGCACCCCGCGAGGACCAGTCCGGCCAGGACCGCGGACAGGCCCGCGCGTACGTACCTCATCCCGCGGCCCCTTCCCCGCTCCCCCCGGCCCCTTCCCCTCATCCCCCGGCCCCTTCTCCGCGCCGCCACGGCATCCGCAGTGTGAACACCGCGCCGCCGTCCGGCCTGTTGGCCACCTCGATCGTGCCCCCGTGCAGCCGCGCGTTCTCCAGCCCGATGGCCGTGCCCAGACCGCTGCCCTCCGAGCGGGTCCGCGCGCTGTCCGCCTTGTAGAAGCGGTCGAAGACATGGGGGAGCACGTCGGGGGCGAGGCCCGGACCGCGGTCGGCGACCTCCACCGTCACCCAGTCGCCCCCGGGCGACGCCGCCAGCGTCACCGTCACCGGCTCCGCCCCGTGCCGCAGCGCGTTCCCGACGAGGTTCGCGACGACCACATCGATGCGGCGCGGGTCGACCACCGCCCGTATGCCGTCAGGGAGTTCGACCCGTACCCGTTCCGTCCAGCCGCGCAGCGCCAACGTGTTCCGCACCGTCCCCGCGAGGTCGACCTCGCCGACGTTGAGGCGTGCCGCGCCCGAGTCGAAGCGGGACATCTCCATCAGGTCGTCCACGAGCCGGGAGAGCCGTGCCGTCTCAGCGCTGACCGTGCGGGCGGCGTGTGCCGCGTCCGGCGGGAGCCGGTCCGCGTCCTCGTCGAGGACGGTGGCGACCATCGTCATCGCGGCGAGCGGTGTCCGCAGCTCGTGCGAGACGTCGGCGACGAACCGCCGCGCCTTCGCCTCCTGCTCGCGCAACTCGGCGACGGACGTTTCGAGCGCCTCGGCGGTGTGGTTGAAGTCCCGTGCGAGGTCGGCGAGTTCGTCCCGGCCCTTCGGAACGGTGACCCGCGAGGTCAGGTCCCCGGCGGCGTGCCTGCGGGTCGCCCGCCCCAGTTCCCGTACGGGTCGCAGCACCGTGCGGGCGGCGAGCAGCGCGAGCGCGACGGTGAGCAGCAGCACCGGCAGCAGACCGTCCCGCACCGCGTCGAGGATGCCCGCCGTGTCGTCCTGCTCGGCGCGCAGCGAGCTGATGGCGTAGACGTCGAGCCCGGACGGTGTCCCCGAGTCGAAGGTGACCGGCGTGCCGACCACCAGGTAGGGGCTGCCGTGCCGGTCGACCCGCTGGAGGCTCATCCGGTTGTGGGTGCGGACGGCGTCGCGGAGTGCGCGGGAGATCCGCGTACGGTCGGCCGACGCGTCCGACGACGCCCGCAGCGTGCGGTACTCGGCGACGACCACCGTGTCCCCGAGCCCGTCCGCGATCCCCGTCGCGAAGCGGGTGAGGGAGACCTCGTCGGGCGGCACGGCGAGGTCGGCGGCGGCCTGGTCGACGCGGTTCCTGAAGTCGGTGCGCACGGCGTCCTGCTTGCGTTCCAGGACGGCGTTGCGGGACTCGCGGTAGGCGAGCCCGGTGGCGGTGACCGCGCTGACGACCGCGACGAGCACGAACCCGATGAGGAGCCGCCCCCGCAGCCCGCCCCACACCTTCCACGGCGCCCGCGGATTCGGCGCGTCCTTTCGGGGCCCGGATCCCCGTCTCATACCGGCCCGAACCGGTACCCGAAGCCCCGCACCGTCTGCACGAACACCGGCCGGGCGGGCACGTCCTCGATCTTGGCGCGCAGCCGCCCGACCGCCGCGTCCACGAGCCGCGAGTCCCCGAGGAAGTCGTGCTCCCACACCGAGCGCAGCAGCTGTTCGCGGCTGAACACCTGCCCCGGCGACGCGGAGAGCTCCAGCAGGACCCTCAGTTCGGTGGGGGGAAGCGGGATCGGCGTGCCGCGCTTGGACACGGTGAGTCCGGCACGGTCGATGACGAGTCCGGCGTACGTGTCCTCGCCGGGCCGCACCCGCACCGGTTCGGCCCGCCGCAGCGCCGCCCGTATCCGCGCCTCGAGGACGGGCGCGGTCACGGGTTTGACCACGTAGTCGTCGGCGCCCGCCTCCAGGCCCCGCACGATGTCGCTGTCGTCGCCGCGCGCGGTCAGCATGATGACGGGGATCGTCGACCCCGAGGCGCGGATCCGTCGGCAGACCTCGAAGCCGTCGATGCCGGGCAGCATCAGGTCGAGGACGGCGAGTTCGATGTCCTGCCCCGCGGGCCTGGCGAGCAGCGCGAGGGCGTCCTCACCGGTGGCGGCGGTGTCGACGGCGTACCCGTGACGGCGCAGCACGAGCTCCATTCCGTCGCGCACGGACGCGTCGTCCTCGATCAGCAGGACGTGGG
This window encodes:
- a CDS encoding ATP-binding protein, with product MQVWTLVLVLVLVLVSLRVPAPARGRRVARDVPLRKSLLARLLAVSVLVSIGSIAATAWLAAQTTSGALRQEQGQVLADDARIYDRLLGVGATSPQWRGADGAVRELSRQTGRRIALTTQERKVIADSAAPRGRGGAEKEGGSGSPASSAGGKAGRDLKNTPEATDTPQADAKSAAPLPPTASAVLDPLSVDSALAPGRTDETAADEGTAGAADRIDPRAVGPYRLTKTERTRLKDAADRRAACLTDLGMTPRVVVGPGGRPTVRLDHDPGEFLRSQCRTPPLEMPTETEQKALKKLNALTGACLKRQGLDPVPVGLDLEGRGGPKPVAASVPSMPVAERAVPDVPGEPDSGVRPGGEPTAIRPGAGSVGPESTTAATASCVDTARREQLGPYVSSPALLFITSSDGTRSAPAFSLSRANTIRLAGLAAAVLAVTVAVTALAATRLTRPLRALTAATRRMKSGESSEPVPARATRSAGEISQLAEAFNDMAAHRTALEEQRKAMVSDVAHELRTPLSNIRGWLEAAEDGVVDTDPELVTSLLEEALLLQHIVDDLQDLAAADAGTLRLHREPVRAAEIADQVAAAHQARADGAGVRLRATAFGDPWVTADPLRLRQAIGNLVSNAVRHTPEGGSVRISCRTTPEAVLIEVADTGTGIAAADLPHVFDRFWRADKSRTRATGGSGLGLSIVRKLVEAHDGAVSAQSVPGKGSLFTVRLPVG
- a CDS encoding AfsR/SARP family transcriptional regulator, with protein sequence MSERCGLRFGLLGAPAVYDAEGVPHPVRSAKGRALLAALLLEPDRVVSLGALKDALWGDFPPVSAQASLQNHVTRLRRLLDDPGRLHAVPPGYRLRVGEDELDVRVFERLVARARAAHAERDWARVAECATDALALWRGTPLSGLPDSLDGHPLVPRLEEARLLALQWRYDAELELGTGLTALAPELAALVAEHPLREVFHRQLMLVLHRTGRQAEALAVHRELRRRLIEELGTEPGEAVREAHREVLRGRAAVPGPAAGASAVRVPAAGASAVRVPAARVPAVRVPVTVEAAAGVAEPDATEPEASAAAVSDESTVSDESTVSDEATVSVESTGPAETTGPAEITGPAQLPPAPAHFTGREEAVRELRRALRGGARVAVVSGMAGVGKSALAVHVAHALRAEFPDGQLYVNLRGATPGMTPLTPSQALATLLRDLGAEPRRARDGAEDPAAASALLRSLLAPTRTLMVLDDAATAAQVRPLLPAGDGCAVVVTSRSPLTALDGAERFPLEPLSDGDSAALLRAVSGRAGLDAGHPLVELAGRLPLALRIVAARLAARRALTPDALAELLKVSGGRLHHLEYDDLSVRRSLAVALDALRTSERETDRDAARALARIGALDLPTYGVPLLARLLGTDELRAGAALDRLVDVALLDETSYGRYTPHDLVRDFARETAAGAATETGTATDTETGKAMETGAGRGTGPVGMGTGAGLVEEAFRWYAECARRTLLAILPDGLDRTDRLRGVDAALTRPGLPAPDEGPPLTAESAFAWGDTELANVLALTERHSDSAGLLPVLVRCLFPYLQRRGRLTELAALGTLALDAARRQGDTAAEAQALTDAAGVHFMSGRSSEALALNDQALTLWRTLGYVSCVRRGLNNRGLLLEGLGRHAESAESLHRSLDLARELADPLSEAITLSHLGNLYEHTDARAAIAHHERSLAIGDTLGHAVVRQSAHCNIGYAHLTLGEPAAALGHFEESLRLHGEYEDWHGASQARLGLVRALRGLSRTADATHECAALLDRAEHRGDTHMTGLAGHQRGLLLRAEGREEEAYEQWRTALAALDGTDSRVADELRTLLAQ
- a CDS encoding bifunctional 3'-5' exonuclease/DNA polymerase, coding for MGGQRWVVAVGEGRGADLVPLGSDALPAGPAVREPDLAEAVRSRPDVDRWVWRSTAEIYPRLLAAGVRVPRCYDIEAAELLLLGHEGRLGEPRSAAAALARLRNTPVPPDPPPRAAEPGTQDSLFEPRPGGVPVTVDDLVEVHAEQQRRHDATAHPGRMRLLTASESAGMLVAAEMNAAGLPWRADVHRQLLNELLGERYAGRGEPRRLAELADDVSAAFGRRVRPDLAADVVKAFAQAGIRVKSTRRWELEGLDHPAVKPLIEYKKLYRIWTAHGWSWLQDWVHDGRFRPEYTPGGSVSGRWTTNGGGALQIPKVIRRAVVADPGWRLVVADADQMEPRVLAAISRDRGLMEVAGSEEDLYTRLSDRAFSGDRDHAKIALLGAVYGQTSGDGLKNLAALRRRFPLAVAYVDDAARAGEEGRLVRTWLGRTSPPAAGAGEDDEAGIPQEEAPSGPGNPGDLGGFGSGDGEFVPGYASTNARARGRFTRNFVVQGSAADWALLMLAALRRTIAEGGLRAELVFFQHDEVIVHCPAEEAETVALAVREAGDLAGRIAFGETPVRFPFTTAIVECYADAK
- a CDS encoding nitrilase-related carbon-nitrogen hydrolase; translation: MRVALAQTDCALGDIGRNLDTARDHIAQAATQGADLVVFPELSLHGYHLGGLKKDTSVTTDDPRLLALSAPGGPDVLVGLHEHTSLRAYNTAAYYTGGRLLHVHRKLYLPNYLAWEERKHVSPGQHLRAYDLPGGHGRAATLVCNDAWQPVLPWLAVQDGAEVIVVPTNSAASLDPEAMDTGLYWDTLLSYTARMLQCWVVFVNRVGNENGASFWGGSRVVDPRGTVVAQAPKWEPGLVTVDIDVHEARRQRRAVPLVAEARLGLVDREVRRLIDEGGDS
- a CDS encoding DUF2786 domain-containing protein; its protein translation is MDSVIDRAFAAALYGDGDDGLDTGASLLAAAPETDADLRRRGEEYLHRAWRHGWQPADVLRLVRRDLDDPHVRLAADLIRAQTARYAHLPPRWPAQLADLDANTGPGGDHRDRFTRATVHLQLYRLLLRLPPIEPAGPLPGDTVPGPVHGEPRTLTRIRALLAKAEATGYPEEAEALTAKAQELMARHSLDDALLAARTRAKDVPTACRIGVDAPYETAKAILLDAVAAANHCRAVWNEAYGFSTVVGFDADLESVELLHTSLLVQGTAAMTRAEAGQRAAGRKRTKTFRQAFLMAYAHRIGGRLAEAGEHAVREAATEAAEASRDAAALLPVLAARDVAVTDHAERMFPETTTTRVRGVTDAEGWHHGTAAADRAHVTPRDRGPALP
- a CDS encoding GerMN domain-containing protein gives rise to the protein MRYVRAGLSAVLAGLVLAGCGVRPTGVVDAGEAAGGLTKGLRIYFVSETGRLEGVTRTRAVRVPADVIKLLMSGPSKAEQQAGLTTLVEGGRFDVTGKGDHLTVSVPDILLDPTALDDRNLTGQLVCSLARAQAVLDKRGRTRPDDVRVTVRAAEGAESGPYVCSDFLK
- a CDS encoding sensor histidine kinase → MRRGSGPRKDAPNPRAPWKVWGGLRGRLLIGFVLVAVVSAVTATGLAYRESRNAVLERKQDAVRTDFRNRVDQAAADLAVPPDEVSLTRFATGIADGLGDTVVVAEYRTLRASSDASADRTRISRALRDAVRTHNRMSLQRVDRHGSPYLVVGTPVTFDSGTPSGLDVYAISSLRAEQDDTAGILDAVRDGLLPVLLLTVALALLAARTVLRPVRELGRATRRHAAGDLTSRVTVPKGRDELADLARDFNHTAEALETSVAELREQEAKARRFVADVSHELRTPLAAMTMVATVLDEDADRLPPDAAHAARTVSAETARLSRLVDDLMEMSRFDSGAARLNVGEVDLAGTVRNTLALRGWTERVRVELPDGIRAVVDPRRIDVVVANLVGNALRHGAEPVTVTLAASPGGDWVTVEVADRGPGLAPDVLPHVFDRFYKADSARTRSEGSGLGTAIGLENARLHGGTIEVANRPDGGAVFTLRMPWRRGEGAGG
- a CDS encoding response regulator transcription factor, translating into MPRVPHVLLIEDDASVRDGMELVLRRHGYAVDTAATGEDALALLARPAGQDIELAVLDLMLPGIDGFEVCRRIRASGSTIPVIMLTARGDDSDIVRGLEAGADDYVVKPVTAPVLEARIRAALRRAEPVRVRPGEDTYAGLVIDRAGLTVSKRGTPIPLPPTELRVLLELSASPGQVFSREQLLRSVWEHDFLGDSRLVDAAVGRLRAKIEDVPARPVFVQTVRGFGYRFGPV